Proteins from a genomic interval of Musa acuminata AAA Group cultivar baxijiao chromosome BXJ1-9, Cavendish_Baxijiao_AAA, whole genome shotgun sequence:
- the LOC135594151 gene encoding fra a 1-associated protein-like, translating to MGWKREKEEPSRRGFGDLVNPNPDPNSRFAAGEERCSTQMVVRSTCRTEEVQPGRFVRKCEKTEQTLKDCVGRPVELVESKTEHTEDDVTDEVTGGLFPSNSPTMEPFNFPGLHSDIEGIEGRLFGGFGNFLEAADGMANEFFKSFGDPCWHKHESLPFRQWETADGQPKKDPWKRRTRESDSSESAGQMTDV from the exons atggGTTGGAAGCGGGAGAAAGAGGAGCCCTCGAGGCGGGGCTTCGGCGATCTTGTGAACCCTAACCCTGATCCTAACTCTCGATTCGCGGCGGGCGAGGAGCGGTGCTCGACGCAGATGGTGGTGCGATCGACCTGCCGAACCGAAGAGGTCCAGCCCGGTAGGTTCGTCCGCAAGTGCGAGAAGACCGAACAAACCCTCAAGGATTGCGTTGGAAG ACCTGTCGAATTAGTTGAATCAAAAACCGAGCACACCGAAGATGATGTTACTGATGAAGTGACCGGAGGATTGTTTCCTTCTAACTCGCCAACAATGGAGCCCTTTAATTTTCCTGGGCTTCACAGTGACATTGAAGGTATTGAAGGGAGATTGTTTGGTGGTTTTGGTAATTTCTTGGAGGCAGCTGACGGGATGGCAAATGAGTTCTTCAAATCTTTTGGAGACCCTTGTTGGCATAAGCATGAGTCGTTGCCTTTTCGTCAATGGGAAACCGCCGATGGGCAACCGAAGAAGGATCCTTGGAAGAGAAGAACAAGGGAGTCAGATTCTTCTGAATCCGCTGGGCAGATGACAGATGTATAA
- the LOC103999051 gene encoding uncharacterized protein LOC103999051 has product MARVNAHRRLLPSSPPVTPRAGVAPSAAGIPVAPNRKHPVILKQPTRPGARCAEVAGGTAADCVAVCCLGPCLVVNLLVLTAVRLPAVACRRALRAREKRRQRARKRKEKALLGPKAGFGGDGSSSDAQEDSNGDVDGLRREAGPSPVELEREMLAQFHGMGFWRSPSNGDRAPTYDDGACNVSQR; this is encoded by the coding sequence ATGGCACGGGTTAACGCGCATCGCAGGCTTCTGCCCTCGTCCCCGCCGGTGACGCCGAGGGCTGGGGTCGCCCCGTCGGCGGCGGGCATCCCGGTGGCCCCCAACCGGAAGCACCCGGTGATCCTGAAGCAGCCGACGCGTCCGGGGGCGCGGTGCGCGGAGGTGGCCGGGGGCACGGCGGCGGACTGCGTCGCCGTGTGCTGCTTGGGTCCCTGCTTGGTGGTGAACCTCCTGGTGCTGACTGCGGTACGGCTGCCTGCGGTGGCCTGCCGCCGGGCGCTGCGGGCTCGGGAGAAGCGGAGGCAGAGGGCCAGGAAGCGGAAGGAGAAGGCGCTGCTGGGGCCGAAGGCCGGTTTCGGAGGGGACGGGTCTTCCTCCGACGCGCAGGAGGACTCGAACGGAGACGTGGATGGGCTTCGCCGGGAGGCTGGGCCATCGCCGGTGGAGTTGGAGAGGGAGATGTTGGCGCAGTTCCACGGCATGGGGTTTTGGCGGAGCCCGTCCAACGGCGACCGGGCGCCGACTTATGATGACGGCGCCTGTAACGTCAGCCAACGGTGA